From the genome of Bos taurus isolate L1 Dominette 01449 registration number 42190680 breed Hereford chromosome 2, ARS-UCD2.0, whole genome shotgun sequence, one region includes:
- the OBSL1 gene encoding obscurin-like protein 1 isoform X2, whose amino-acid sequence MKAGSGDQGSPPCFLRFPRPVRVVSGAEAELKCVVLGEPPPTVVWEKGGQQLAASDRLSFPVDGAEHCLLLSGALPTDAGVYVCRARNSAGEAYAAAAVTVLEPPAHEPEPQLAERPLPPPGAGEGAPVFLTGPRSQWVLRGAEVVLECQVGGLPAPTLYWEKDGMALDEVWDSSHFSLEPGRAGAGAGASLALRILAARLPDSGVYVCHARNAHGHARAGALLQVQQTPESPPEDPDEAPTPVVEPLKCAPKTFWVNEGKHAKFRCYVMGKPEPEIEWHWEGRPLLPDRRRLMYRDRDGGFVLKVLYCQAKDRGLYVCAARNSAGQTLSAVQLHVKEPRLRFSRPLQDVEGREHGIAVLECKVPNSRIPTAWFREDQRLLPCRKYEQIEEGTVRRLIIHRLKADDDGVYLCEMRGRVRTVANVTVKGPILKRLPRKLDVFEGENAVLLVETREAGVEGRWSRDGEDLPATCQSSSGHMHALVLPGVTREDAGEVTFSLGNSRTTTLLRVKCIKHNPPGPPVLAEMFKGHRNTVLLTWKPPDPTPETPFIYRLERQEVGSEDWVQCFSIEKAGAVEVPGDCVPTEGDYRFRVCTVSEHGRSPHVVFHGSAHLVPTAHLVAGLEEVQVYDGEDAVFSLDLSTVIQGTWFLNGEELKSNEPEGQVGPGPLRYRVEQHGLQHRLILQAVRHQDSGALIGFSCPGVQDSAALTIQESPVHILSPQDKVSLTFTTSDRVVLTCELSRVDFPASWYKDGQQVEESESLVVKMDGRKHRLILPEAQVQDSGEFECRTEGISAFFSVTVQDPPVHIVAPREHVFVHAITSECVMLTCEVDREDAPVHWFKDGQEVEESDFVLLESEGPHRRLVLPSAQPSVGGEFQCVAGDERAYFTVTITDVSSWIVYPSGKVYVAAVRLERVVLTCELCRPWAEVRWTKDGEEVVESPALLLQKEDTVRRLVLPAVQLEDSGEYLCEIDDESASFTVTVTEPPVRILYPRDEVTLVAVSLECVVLMCELSREDAPVRWYKDGLEVEESEALVLESDGPHRRLVLPAAQPQDGGEFVCDAGDDSAFYTVTVTAPPERIVHPAARSLDLQFRAPGRVELRCEVAPAGSQVRWYKDGLEVEASDALQLGAEGPTRTLTLPHAQPEDAGEYVCETRDEAVTFNISLAEPPVQFLAPEAAPGPLCVAPGEPVVLSCELSRAGALVFWSHNGKPVQTGEGLELRAEGPRRVLCIRAADLAHAGLYTCQCGAAPGAPSLSFTVQVAEPPLVKLISELTPLTVHEGDDATFRCEVSPPDADITWLRNGVVVTPGPQLEMTQNGSSRTLTVRSCRLEDAGTVTARAGGTSTSARLHVRETELLFLRRLQDVRAEEGQDVCLEVETGRVGAAGAVRWMRGGAPLPPDSRLSTAQDGHIYRLFIHCVVLADQGTYGCESHHDRTLARLSVRPKQLRVLQPLEEVTIIEGGSATFQLELSQEGVTGEWARGGVRLQPGPKCQIQAEGHAHHLVLSGLGLADSGCISFTADTLRCAARLTVREAPVTIVRGLQDLEVTEGDTATFECALSQTLADVTWEKDGQPLTPSARLRLQALGTRRLLQLRRCSPLDAGTYSCVVGMARTGPVHLVVRERKVSVLSELRSVSAREGDGATFECTVSEVETAGSWELGGRPLRPGGRVRIRQEGKKHILVLSELRAEDAGEVRFQAGPAQSVAQLEVEALPLQMLRRPPREKTVLVCRRAVLEVTVSRPGGQVCWLREGAELCPGDKYQLRSHGPTHSLVIHDVRPEDQGTYCCQAGQDSAYTRLLVEGDATLST is encoded by the exons ATGAAGGCGGGCTCGGGGGATCAGGGGAGCCCCCCGTGCTTCCTGCGCTTCCCGCGGCCCGTGCGGGTGGTAAGTGGCGCGGAGGCCGAGCTCAAGTGCGTGGTGCTGGGGGAGCCGCCGCCCACTGTCGTGTGGGAGAAGGGCGGGCAGCAGCTGGCGGCCTCCGATCGCCTGAGCTTCCCGGTGGACGGCGCCGAGCACTGCCTGCTGCTGAGCGGGGCGCTGCCCACCGACGCTGGGGTCTACGTGTGCCGCGCCCGCAACTCGGCCGGAGAGGCCTACGCGGCAGCTGCCGTCACCGTGCTGGAGCCGCCGGCCCACGAGCCCGAGCCCCAGCTCGCCGAGCGCCCGCTGCCGCCGCCCGGAGCCGGAGAGGGCGCCCCGGTGTTCCTGACGGGGCCCCGGTCCCAGTGGGTGCTGCGGGGGGCGGAGGTGGTGCTGGAGTGCCAGGTGGGGGGCCTCCCCGCGCCCACGCTCTACTGGGAGAAGGATGGGATGGCGCTGGACGAAGTGTGGGACAGCAGCCACTTCTCCCTCGAGCCGGGCCGcgcgggcgcgggcgcgggcgcgAGCCTGGCGCTTCGCATCCTGGCGGCTCGGCTGCCCGACTCGGGCGTCTACGTGTGCCACGCCCGCAATGCCCACGGCCACGCGCGGGCCGGGGCGCTGCTGCAGGTGCAGCAGACCCCCGAGAGCCCGCCCGAGGACCCCGACGAGGCCCCCACGCCCGTGGTGGAGCCGCTTAAGTGCGCGCCCAAGACCTTCTGGGTGAACGAGGGCAAGCACGCAAAGTTCCGCTGCTACGTGATGGGCAAGCCGGAGCCAGAAATTGAATGGCACTGGGAGGGCCGCCCGCTGCTCCCCGATCGCCGCCGCCTCATGTACCGCGACCGAGACGGCGGCTTTGTGCTCAAGGTGCTGTACTGCCAGGCCAAGGACCGTGGGCTCTACGTGTGCGCCGCGCGCAATTCGGCGGGCCAGACGCTCAGTGCGGTGCAGCTGCACGTGAAAG AGCCCCGCCTCCGCTTCTCTAGGCCGCTGCAGGACGTGGAGGGCCGAGAGCATGGAATTGCGGTGCTGGAGTGTAAAGTCCCCAACTCTCGCATTCCCACTGCCTGGTTCCGCGAGGACCAGCGACTACTGCCCTGCCGCAAGTACGAGCAAATCGAGGAGGGCACGGTCCGCCGCCTCATCATCCACAGGCTGAAGGCGGACGACGACGGCGTCTACCTGTGCGAGATGCGCGGCCGTGTGCGCACCGTGGCCAACGTGACAGTCAAAG GGCCCATCCTGAAGCGGCTGCCCCGGAAGCTCGACGTTTTTGAGGGCGAAAACGCGGTGCTGCTGGTGGAGACACGCGAGGCTGGGGTGGAGGGACGCTGGAGTCGCGACGGAGAGGACCTGCCGGCCACCTGTCAGAGCAGCTCAGGCCACATGCACGCCCTGGTCCTTCCAGGGGTCACCCGAGAAGATGCTGGGGAGGTCACCTTCAGTCTGGGCAACTCCCGGACCACCACTCTGCTTAGAGTCAAAT GCATCAAGCACAATCCCCCAGGACCCCCAGTGTTGGCTGAGATGTTCAAGGGCCACAGGAACACGGTCCTGCTCACCTGGAAGCCTCCAGACCCCACCCCCGAGACCCCCTTCATCTACCGGCTGGAGCGGCAGGAGGTGGGCTCGGAAGACTGGGTACAGTGCTTCAGCATTGAGAAAGCCGGGGCCGTGGAGGTGCCCGGGGACTGCGTGCCGACCGAGGGTGACTACCGCTTCCGAGTCTGCACCGTCAGTGAACACGGCCGCAGCCCGCACGTGGTGTTCCATGGGTCTGCTCACCTGG TGCCCACAGCTCACCTGGTGGCTGGTCTGGAGGAGGTGCAGGTGTATGATGGGGAAGACGCCGTCTTCTCCCTGGATCTCTCCACCGTCATCCAGGGCACCTGGTTCCTTAACGGGGAGGAGCTCAAGAGTAACGAGCCAGAGGGCCAGGTGGGGCCGGGGCCCCTGCGGTACCGGGTGGAACAGCATGGCCTGCAGCACAGGCTCATCCTGCAGGCCGTCCGGCATCAGGACAGTGGGGCCCTGATCGGCTTCAGCTGCCCAGGTGTGCAGGACTCAGCTGCCCTCACCATCCAAG AGAGTCCCGTGCACATCCTGAGCCCCCAGGACAAGGTGTCGCTGACCTTTACAACCTCCGATCGGGTGGTACTGACCTGTGAGCTCTCCCGGGTGGACTTCCCAGCGAGCTGGTACAAGGATGGGCAGCAGGTGGAGGAGAGCGAGTCACTGGTGGTGAAGATGGACGGGCGCAAACACCGCCTAATCCTGCCCGAGGCCCAGGTCCAGGACAGCGGCGAGTTCGAGTGCAGGACAGAAGGCATCTCAGCCTTCTTCAGCGTCaccgtccaag ACCCCCCAGTGCACATCGTGGCCCCCCGGGAGCATGTGTTTGTGCACGCCATAACCTCTGAGTGTGTCATGCTGACCTGTGAGGTGGACCGGGAGGACGCTCCTGTGCACTGGTTCAAGGACGGACAGGAGGTGGAGGAGAGTGACTTCGTGCTGCTGGAGAGTGAAGGGCCCCACCGCCGCCTTGTGCTGCCCTCTGCCCAGCCTTCCGTCGGGGGCGAGTTCCAGTGTGTCGCTGGAGACGAGCGCGCCTACTTCACCGTGACCATCACAG ACGTCTCCTCGTGGATCGTGTACCCCAGCGGCAAGGTGTACGTGGCGGCCGTGCGCCTGGAGCGCGTGGTGCTGACCTGCGAGCTGTGCCGGCCCTGGGCCGAGGTGCGCTGGACCAAGGATGGCGAGGAGGTGGTGGAGAGTCCTGCGCTGCTCCTACAGAAGGAGGACACAGTGCGCCGCCTGGTGCTGCCCGCCGTTCAGCTGGAGGACTCGGGCGAGTACTTGTGTGAAATCGATGACGAATCCGCCTCATTCACGGTCACCGTCACAG AACCCCCAGTGCGCATCCTATACCCCCGGGACGAGGTGACCTTGGTGGCCGTGAGCTTGGAGTGTGTGGTGCTGATGTGTGAGCTGTCTCGGGAGGATGCCCCAGTGCGCTGGTACAAGGACGGGCTGGAGGTGGAGGAAAGCGAGGCCCTGGTGCTGGAGAGCGACGGGCCCCACCGTCGCCTGGTGCTGCCCGCCGCCCAGCCCCAGGACGGGGGCGAGTTCGTATGCGACGCCGGAGACGACTCAGCCTTCTACACTGTCACCGTCACAG CCCCTCCAGAGAGGATTGTGCACCCAGCAGCCCGCTCGCTGGACCTGCAGTTCAGGGCTCCGGGGCGCGTGGAGCTGCGCTGCGAGGTGGCCCCAGCTGGGTCCCAGGTGCGCTGGTACAAGGATGGGCTGGAGGTGGAAGCATCGGATGCCCTGCAACTGGGTGCCGAGGGACCCACCCGCACCCTGACCCTGCCCCACGCCCAGCCCGAGGACGCCGGGGAGTATGTGTGTGAGACTCGCGATGAAGCCGTCACCTTCAACATCAGCCTGGCTG AGCCCCCTGTCCAGTTCCTTGCCCCAGAGGCAGCCCCTGGCCCGCTCTGCGTGGCCCCCGGGGAGCCAGTGGTGCTGAGCTGTGAACTGTCCAGGGCTGGTGCCCTGGTCTTCTGGAGCCATAACGGGAAGCCGGTGCAAACAGGCGAGGGCCTGGAGCTCCGAGCCGAAGGACCCCGCCGCGTCCTCTGCATCCGGGCTGCAGACCTGGCCCACGCAGGCCTCTACACCTGCCAGTGTGGGGCAGCACCGGGGGCCCCCAGCCTCAGCTTCACCGTCCAAGTGGCTG aACCCCCGCTGGTGAAGCTAATCTCGGAGCTGACACCACTCACTGTCCATGAGGGGGATGACGCCACGTTCCGGTGTGAAGTCTCCCCACCAGATGCCGACATCACTTGGCTGCGCAATGGGGTCGTTGTCACTCCAGGGCCCCAGCTAGAGATGACCCAGAATGGGTCAAGCCGCACACTGACCGTGCGAAGCTGCCGGCTCGAGGATGCAGGGACTGTGACTGCCCGAGCTGGGGGCACATCCACAAGTGCCCGGCTGCACGTTCGAG AAACGGAGCTGCTGTTCCTGCGGCGGCTGCAGGACGTGCGGGCGGAGGAAGGCCAGGACGTGTGCCTCGAAGTGGAGACCGGCCGCGTGGGGGCGGCAGGGGCCGTCCGCTGGATGCGAGGTGGGGCGCCCCTGCCCCCTGACTCCCGCCTGTCCACAGCCCAGGACGGCCACATCTACCGCCTCTTCATCCACTGCGTTGTGCTGGCCGACCAGGGCACCTACGGCTGCGAGAGCCACCACGACCGCACCCTGGCCCGGCTCAGCGTGAGGC CAAAGCAGCTAAGGGTGCTTCAACCTCTGGAGGAGGTGACCATCATCGAGGGGGGCAGTGCCACCTTCCAACTGGAGCTGTCCCAGGAGGGGGTGACTGGGGAATGGGCCCGGGGTGGAGTGCGGCTGCAGCCGGGGCCCAAGTGCCAAATTCAGGCCGAGGGCCACGCTCACCACCTGGTCCTCAGCGGCCTGGGCCTGGCCGACTCGGgctgcatctccttcactgcgGATACACTGCGCTGTGCAGCCAGACTCACCGTGAGAG AGGCCCCAGTGACCATTGTGCGGGGGCTCCAGGACCTTGAAGTGACCGAGGGCGACACAGCTACGTTCGAGTGTGCACTTTCCCAGACCTTGGCTGATGTCACCTGGGAGAAG GATGGGCAGCCGCTCACCCCCAGCGCTCGGCTCAGGCTCCAGGCCCTCGGCACGCGCCGCCTTCTCCAGCTGCGGCGCTGCAGCCCCTTGGACGCAGGGACCTACAGCTGCGTGGTGGGGATGGCCCGAACTGGGCCCGTTCACCTAGTGGTGCGCG AGCGCAAGGTGTCTGTCCTCTCTGAGTTGCGGTCCGTGAGCGCCCGGGAAGGCGACGGAGCCACGTTCGAGTGCACCGTGTCGGAGGTCGAGacagctgggagctgggagctCGGAGGCCGCCCGCTGAGACCCGGAGGCCGCGTCCGCATCCGGCAGGAAG GGAAGAAACACATTTTGGTGCTGAGCGAACTACGCGCCGAGGACGCTGGTGAGGTCCGCTTCCAGGCGGGACCCGCCCAGTCCGTGGCTCAACTGGAGGTGGAGG CACTGCCTCTGCAGATGCTCCGCCGGCCCCCCCGCGAGAAGACGGTTCTGGTCTGTCGCCGGGCGGTGCTGGAGGTGACAGTGTCCCGGCCGGGAGGTCAAGTGTGCTGGTTGCGGGAAGGGGCTGAGCTGTGCCCGGGAGACAAGTATCAGCTGCGCAGCCACGGCCCCACCCACAGCCTGGTCATCCATGACGTTCGACCTGAGGATCAGGGCACCTACTGCTGCCAGGCCGGCCAAGACAGCGCCTACACACGGCTGCTGGTAGAGG GAGATGCCACACTCTCCACCTGA
- the OBSL1 gene encoding obscurin-like protein 1 isoform X1 yields the protein MKAGSGDQGSPPCFLRFPRPVRVVSGAEAELKCVVLGEPPPTVVWEKGGQQLAASDRLSFPVDGAEHCLLLSGALPTDAGVYVCRARNSAGEAYAAAAVTVLEPPAHEPEPQLAERPLPPPGAGEGAPVFLTGPRSQWVLRGAEVVLECQVGGLPAPTLYWEKDGMALDEVWDSSHFSLEPGRAGAGAGASLALRILAARLPDSGVYVCHARNAHGHARAGALLQVQQTPESPPEDPDEAPTPVVEPLKCAPKTFWVNEGKHAKFRCYVMGKPEPEIEWHWEGRPLLPDRRRLMYRDRDGGFVLKVLYCQAKDRGLYVCAARNSAGQTLSAVQLHVKEPRLRFSRPLQDVEGREHGIAVLECKVPNSRIPTAWFREDQRLLPCRKYEQIEEGTVRRLIIHRLKADDDGVYLCEMRGRVRTVANVTVKGPILKRLPRKLDVFEGENAVLLVETREAGVEGRWSRDGEDLPATCQSSSGHMHALVLPGVTREDAGEVTFSLGNSRTTTLLRVKCIKHNPPGPPVLAEMFKGHRNTVLLTWKPPDPTPETPFIYRLERQEVGSEDWVQCFSIEKAGAVEVPGDCVPTEGDYRFRVCTVSEHGRSPHVVFHGSAHLVPTAHLVAGLEEVQVYDGEDAVFSLDLSTVIQGTWFLNGEELKSNEPEGQVGPGPLRYRVEQHGLQHRLILQAVRHQDSGALIGFSCPGVQDSAALTIQESPVHILSPQDKVSLTFTTSDRVVLTCELSRVDFPASWYKDGQQVEESESLVVKMDGRKHRLILPEAQVQDSGEFECRTEGISAFFSVTVQDPPVHIVAPREHVFVHAITSECVMLTCEVDREDAPVHWFKDGQEVEESDFVLLESEGPHRRLVLPSAQPSVGGEFQCVAGDERAYFTVTITDVSSWIVYPSGKVYVAAVRLERVVLTCELCRPWAEVRWTKDGEEVVESPALLLQKEDTVRRLVLPAVQLEDSGEYLCEIDDESASFTVTVTEPPVRILYPRDEVTLVAVSLECVVLMCELSREDAPVRWYKDGLEVEESEALVLESDGPHRRLVLPAAQPQDGGEFVCDAGDDSAFYTVTVTAPPERIVHPAARSLDLQFRAPGRVELRCEVAPAGSQVRWYKDGLEVEASDALQLGAEGPTRTLTLPHAQPEDAGEYVCETRDEAVTFNISLAEPPVQFLAPEAAPGPLCVAPGEPVVLSCELSRAGALVFWSHNGKPVQTGEGLELRAEGPRRVLCIRAADLAHAGLYTCQCGAAPGAPSLSFTVQVAEPPVRVVAPEAAQTRVRSTPGGDLELAVRLSGPGGPVRWYKDGERLASQGRVHLEQDGARQVLRVRGARSRDAGEYLCDTPQDSRIFLVSVEEPPLVKLISELTPLTVHEGDDATFRCEVSPPDADITWLRNGVVVTPGPQLEMTQNGSSRTLTVRSCRLEDAGTVTARAGGTSTSARLHVRETELLFLRRLQDVRAEEGQDVCLEVETGRVGAAGAVRWMRGGAPLPPDSRLSTAQDGHIYRLFIHCVVLADQGTYGCESHHDRTLARLSVRQAPVTIVRGLQDLEVTEGDTATFECALSQTLADVTWEKDGQPLTPSARLRLQALGTRRLLQLRRCSPLDAGTYSCVVGMARTGPVHLVVRERKVSVLSELRSVSAREGDGATFECTVSEVETAGSWELGGRPLRPGGRVRIRQEGKKHILVLSELRAEDAGEVRFQAGPAQSVAQLEVEALPLQMLRRPPREKTVLVCRRAVLEVTVSRPGGQVCWLREGAELCPGDKYQLRSHGPTHSLVIHDVRPEDQGTYCCQAGQDSAYTRLLVEGDATLST from the exons ATGAAGGCGGGCTCGGGGGATCAGGGGAGCCCCCCGTGCTTCCTGCGCTTCCCGCGGCCCGTGCGGGTGGTAAGTGGCGCGGAGGCCGAGCTCAAGTGCGTGGTGCTGGGGGAGCCGCCGCCCACTGTCGTGTGGGAGAAGGGCGGGCAGCAGCTGGCGGCCTCCGATCGCCTGAGCTTCCCGGTGGACGGCGCCGAGCACTGCCTGCTGCTGAGCGGGGCGCTGCCCACCGACGCTGGGGTCTACGTGTGCCGCGCCCGCAACTCGGCCGGAGAGGCCTACGCGGCAGCTGCCGTCACCGTGCTGGAGCCGCCGGCCCACGAGCCCGAGCCCCAGCTCGCCGAGCGCCCGCTGCCGCCGCCCGGAGCCGGAGAGGGCGCCCCGGTGTTCCTGACGGGGCCCCGGTCCCAGTGGGTGCTGCGGGGGGCGGAGGTGGTGCTGGAGTGCCAGGTGGGGGGCCTCCCCGCGCCCACGCTCTACTGGGAGAAGGATGGGATGGCGCTGGACGAAGTGTGGGACAGCAGCCACTTCTCCCTCGAGCCGGGCCGcgcgggcgcgggcgcgggcgcgAGCCTGGCGCTTCGCATCCTGGCGGCTCGGCTGCCCGACTCGGGCGTCTACGTGTGCCACGCCCGCAATGCCCACGGCCACGCGCGGGCCGGGGCGCTGCTGCAGGTGCAGCAGACCCCCGAGAGCCCGCCCGAGGACCCCGACGAGGCCCCCACGCCCGTGGTGGAGCCGCTTAAGTGCGCGCCCAAGACCTTCTGGGTGAACGAGGGCAAGCACGCAAAGTTCCGCTGCTACGTGATGGGCAAGCCGGAGCCAGAAATTGAATGGCACTGGGAGGGCCGCCCGCTGCTCCCCGATCGCCGCCGCCTCATGTACCGCGACCGAGACGGCGGCTTTGTGCTCAAGGTGCTGTACTGCCAGGCCAAGGACCGTGGGCTCTACGTGTGCGCCGCGCGCAATTCGGCGGGCCAGACGCTCAGTGCGGTGCAGCTGCACGTGAAAG AGCCCCGCCTCCGCTTCTCTAGGCCGCTGCAGGACGTGGAGGGCCGAGAGCATGGAATTGCGGTGCTGGAGTGTAAAGTCCCCAACTCTCGCATTCCCACTGCCTGGTTCCGCGAGGACCAGCGACTACTGCCCTGCCGCAAGTACGAGCAAATCGAGGAGGGCACGGTCCGCCGCCTCATCATCCACAGGCTGAAGGCGGACGACGACGGCGTCTACCTGTGCGAGATGCGCGGCCGTGTGCGCACCGTGGCCAACGTGACAGTCAAAG GGCCCATCCTGAAGCGGCTGCCCCGGAAGCTCGACGTTTTTGAGGGCGAAAACGCGGTGCTGCTGGTGGAGACACGCGAGGCTGGGGTGGAGGGACGCTGGAGTCGCGACGGAGAGGACCTGCCGGCCACCTGTCAGAGCAGCTCAGGCCACATGCACGCCCTGGTCCTTCCAGGGGTCACCCGAGAAGATGCTGGGGAGGTCACCTTCAGTCTGGGCAACTCCCGGACCACCACTCTGCTTAGAGTCAAAT GCATCAAGCACAATCCCCCAGGACCCCCAGTGTTGGCTGAGATGTTCAAGGGCCACAGGAACACGGTCCTGCTCACCTGGAAGCCTCCAGACCCCACCCCCGAGACCCCCTTCATCTACCGGCTGGAGCGGCAGGAGGTGGGCTCGGAAGACTGGGTACAGTGCTTCAGCATTGAGAAAGCCGGGGCCGTGGAGGTGCCCGGGGACTGCGTGCCGACCGAGGGTGACTACCGCTTCCGAGTCTGCACCGTCAGTGAACACGGCCGCAGCCCGCACGTGGTGTTCCATGGGTCTGCTCACCTGG TGCCCACAGCTCACCTGGTGGCTGGTCTGGAGGAGGTGCAGGTGTATGATGGGGAAGACGCCGTCTTCTCCCTGGATCTCTCCACCGTCATCCAGGGCACCTGGTTCCTTAACGGGGAGGAGCTCAAGAGTAACGAGCCAGAGGGCCAGGTGGGGCCGGGGCCCCTGCGGTACCGGGTGGAACAGCATGGCCTGCAGCACAGGCTCATCCTGCAGGCCGTCCGGCATCAGGACAGTGGGGCCCTGATCGGCTTCAGCTGCCCAGGTGTGCAGGACTCAGCTGCCCTCACCATCCAAG AGAGTCCCGTGCACATCCTGAGCCCCCAGGACAAGGTGTCGCTGACCTTTACAACCTCCGATCGGGTGGTACTGACCTGTGAGCTCTCCCGGGTGGACTTCCCAGCGAGCTGGTACAAGGATGGGCAGCAGGTGGAGGAGAGCGAGTCACTGGTGGTGAAGATGGACGGGCGCAAACACCGCCTAATCCTGCCCGAGGCCCAGGTCCAGGACAGCGGCGAGTTCGAGTGCAGGACAGAAGGCATCTCAGCCTTCTTCAGCGTCaccgtccaag ACCCCCCAGTGCACATCGTGGCCCCCCGGGAGCATGTGTTTGTGCACGCCATAACCTCTGAGTGTGTCATGCTGACCTGTGAGGTGGACCGGGAGGACGCTCCTGTGCACTGGTTCAAGGACGGACAGGAGGTGGAGGAGAGTGACTTCGTGCTGCTGGAGAGTGAAGGGCCCCACCGCCGCCTTGTGCTGCCCTCTGCCCAGCCTTCCGTCGGGGGCGAGTTCCAGTGTGTCGCTGGAGACGAGCGCGCCTACTTCACCGTGACCATCACAG ACGTCTCCTCGTGGATCGTGTACCCCAGCGGCAAGGTGTACGTGGCGGCCGTGCGCCTGGAGCGCGTGGTGCTGACCTGCGAGCTGTGCCGGCCCTGGGCCGAGGTGCGCTGGACCAAGGATGGCGAGGAGGTGGTGGAGAGTCCTGCGCTGCTCCTACAGAAGGAGGACACAGTGCGCCGCCTGGTGCTGCCCGCCGTTCAGCTGGAGGACTCGGGCGAGTACTTGTGTGAAATCGATGACGAATCCGCCTCATTCACGGTCACCGTCACAG AACCCCCAGTGCGCATCCTATACCCCCGGGACGAGGTGACCTTGGTGGCCGTGAGCTTGGAGTGTGTGGTGCTGATGTGTGAGCTGTCTCGGGAGGATGCCCCAGTGCGCTGGTACAAGGACGGGCTGGAGGTGGAGGAAAGCGAGGCCCTGGTGCTGGAGAGCGACGGGCCCCACCGTCGCCTGGTGCTGCCCGCCGCCCAGCCCCAGGACGGGGGCGAGTTCGTATGCGACGCCGGAGACGACTCAGCCTTCTACACTGTCACCGTCACAG CCCCTCCAGAGAGGATTGTGCACCCAGCAGCCCGCTCGCTGGACCTGCAGTTCAGGGCTCCGGGGCGCGTGGAGCTGCGCTGCGAGGTGGCCCCAGCTGGGTCCCAGGTGCGCTGGTACAAGGATGGGCTGGAGGTGGAAGCATCGGATGCCCTGCAACTGGGTGCCGAGGGACCCACCCGCACCCTGACCCTGCCCCACGCCCAGCCCGAGGACGCCGGGGAGTATGTGTGTGAGACTCGCGATGAAGCCGTCACCTTCAACATCAGCCTGGCTG AGCCCCCTGTCCAGTTCCTTGCCCCAGAGGCAGCCCCTGGCCCGCTCTGCGTGGCCCCCGGGGAGCCAGTGGTGCTGAGCTGTGAACTGTCCAGGGCTGGTGCCCTGGTCTTCTGGAGCCATAACGGGAAGCCGGTGCAAACAGGCGAGGGCCTGGAGCTCCGAGCCGAAGGACCCCGCCGCGTCCTCTGCATCCGGGCTGCAGACCTGGCCCACGCAGGCCTCTACACCTGCCAGTGTGGGGCAGCACCGGGGGCCCCCAGCCTCAGCTTCACCGTCCAAGTGGCTG AGCCCCCCGTGCGGGTGGTGGCCCCCGAGGCAGCCCAGACGAGGGTTCGCAGCACCCCAGGTGGGGACCTAGAGCTGGCGGTGCGCCTCTCCGGGCCAGGGGGCCCTGTACGCTGGTACAAGGACGGGGAGCGCCTGGCCAGCCAGGGGCGGGTGCACCTGGAGCAGGACGGGGCAAGGCAGGTGCTGCGGGTGCGGGGGGCACGGAGCAGGGACGCTGGGGAGTACCTGTGCGACACGCCCCAGGACAGCCGCATCTTCCTCGTCAGCGTGGAAG aACCCCCGCTGGTGAAGCTAATCTCGGAGCTGACACCACTCACTGTCCATGAGGGGGATGACGCCACGTTCCGGTGTGAAGTCTCCCCACCAGATGCCGACATCACTTGGCTGCGCAATGGGGTCGTTGTCACTCCAGGGCCCCAGCTAGAGATGACCCAGAATGGGTCAAGCCGCACACTGACCGTGCGAAGCTGCCGGCTCGAGGATGCAGGGACTGTGACTGCCCGAGCTGGGGGCACATCCACAAGTGCCCGGCTGCACGTTCGAG AAACGGAGCTGCTGTTCCTGCGGCGGCTGCAGGACGTGCGGGCGGAGGAAGGCCAGGACGTGTGCCTCGAAGTGGAGACCGGCCGCGTGGGGGCGGCAGGGGCCGTCCGCTGGATGCGAGGTGGGGCGCCCCTGCCCCCTGACTCCCGCCTGTCCACAGCCCAGGACGGCCACATCTACCGCCTCTTCATCCACTGCGTTGTGCTGGCCGACCAGGGCACCTACGGCTGCGAGAGCCACCACGACCGCACCCTGGCCCGGCTCAGCGTGAGGC AGGCCCCAGTGACCATTGTGCGGGGGCTCCAGGACCTTGAAGTGACCGAGGGCGACACAGCTACGTTCGAGTGTGCACTTTCCCAGACCTTGGCTGATGTCACCTGGGAGAAG GATGGGCAGCCGCTCACCCCCAGCGCTCGGCTCAGGCTCCAGGCCCTCGGCACGCGCCGCCTTCTCCAGCTGCGGCGCTGCAGCCCCTTGGACGCAGGGACCTACAGCTGCGTGGTGGGGATGGCCCGAACTGGGCCCGTTCACCTAGTGGTGCGCG AGCGCAAGGTGTCTGTCCTCTCTGAGTTGCGGTCCGTGAGCGCCCGGGAAGGCGACGGAGCCACGTTCGAGTGCACCGTGTCGGAGGTCGAGacagctgggagctgggagctCGGAGGCCGCCCGCTGAGACCCGGAGGCCGCGTCCGCATCCGGCAGGAAG GGAAGAAACACATTTTGGTGCTGAGCGAACTACGCGCCGAGGACGCTGGTGAGGTCCGCTTCCAGGCGGGACCCGCCCAGTCCGTGGCTCAACTGGAGGTGGAGG CACTGCCTCTGCAGATGCTCCGCCGGCCCCCCCGCGAGAAGACGGTTCTGGTCTGTCGCCGGGCGGTGCTGGAGGTGACAGTGTCCCGGCCGGGAGGTCAAGTGTGCTGGTTGCGGGAAGGGGCTGAGCTGTGCCCGGGAGACAAGTATCAGCTGCGCAGCCACGGCCCCACCCACAGCCTGGTCATCCATGACGTTCGACCTGAGGATCAGGGCACCTACTGCTGCCAGGCCGGCCAAGACAGCGCCTACACACGGCTGCTGGTAGAGG GAGATGCCACACTCTCCACCTGA